In Frondihabitans sp. PAMC 28766, a genomic segment contains:
- the nagB gene encoding glucosamine-6-phosphate deaminase, producing MEIIILPTPEDVGRVAAALIARVVTDKPDAVLGLATGSSPLDIYRSLAARVADGSLDVSQASGFALDEYVGIPLEHPESYAAVIARDVVEPLGMDPARVRVPDGRAADLEKATREYDEAIALAGGVDIQILGIGANGHIGFNEPTSSFASRTRIKTLAPSTREANARFFDDPADVPTHCLTQGLGTILDAKRVVLVAQGSGKAAAIARAVEGPLAAMCPGSALQLHPHATIVVDEAAAAQLTLTDYYKYTYANKPEWQRFE from the coding sequence GTGGAGATCATCATCCTGCCCACCCCCGAAGACGTCGGCCGCGTGGCCGCGGCCCTGATCGCCCGCGTGGTGACCGACAAGCCCGACGCCGTGCTCGGCCTCGCCACCGGTTCGTCGCCCCTCGACATCTACCGTTCGCTCGCCGCCCGGGTCGCCGACGGGTCGCTCGACGTGTCGCAGGCGTCGGGTTTCGCGCTCGACGAGTACGTGGGGATCCCGCTCGAGCACCCCGAGTCGTACGCGGCGGTCATCGCTCGCGACGTCGTCGAGCCGCTCGGCATGGACCCCGCCCGCGTGCGCGTGCCCGACGGCCGCGCCGCCGACCTCGAGAAGGCGACGCGCGAGTACGACGAGGCGATCGCTCTCGCCGGGGGAGTCGACATCCAGATCCTCGGCATCGGGGCGAACGGGCACATCGGCTTCAACGAGCCGACGTCGTCGTTCGCCTCGCGCACTCGCATCAAGACGCTCGCGCCGTCGACCCGCGAGGCGAACGCGCGCTTCTTCGACGATCCGGCCGACGTGCCGACGCACTGCCTGACGCAGGGGCTCGGCACGATCCTCGACGCGAAGCGGGTCGTGCTCGTGGCGCAGGGCTCCGGCAAGGCGGCGGCGATCGCTCGCGCCGTCGAGGGCCCCCTCGCGGCGATGTGCCCCGGGTCGGCGCTGCAACTGCACCCGCACGCGACGATCGTGGTCGACGAGGCCGCTGCCGCGCAGCTCACGCTGACCGACTATTACAAATACACGTACGCCAACAAGCCGGAGTGGCAGCGGTTCGAGTGA
- a CDS encoding carbohydrate ABC transporter permease: MAISIARPSAPTRAKKRRSWAPLWLLSPAGIVILAVTVAPIVYLVFTSFTDYNQRSLFTGAYDAVGLSQYTALLSDPAFWWSLVRTVLFTAAMVLGSILVGTGISHLLTRLGTAMRYAVTIVLIFAWAMPNVASSIVWKWLFQPGYGIVNWLLTQTHLFGDMTNTAWSNSAGLSYLEIWLLIVWQAVPFIALTLYAAETQIPVELKEAARLDGASEWGVYRIITLTFLKPTLLLVTILSVIWDFNVFNQIWLVSQGGPDSATSTLGVYSFVTAFVGFQIGKGAAISVITTILLLIMTSFYIRNLLRSGEDL, translated from the coding sequence ATGGCCATCTCGATTGCGAGACCGTCAGCGCCGACTCGCGCCAAGAAACGTCGCAGTTGGGCGCCGCTCTGGCTGCTCTCTCCCGCCGGCATCGTGATCCTCGCGGTCACGGTCGCCCCGATCGTCTACCTCGTCTTCACGTCGTTCACCGACTACAACCAGCGCTCGCTGTTCACCGGGGCGTACGACGCGGTCGGGCTGTCGCAGTACACGGCGCTCCTCTCCGACCCCGCCTTCTGGTGGTCGCTCGTCCGCACCGTGCTCTTCACGGCGGCGATGGTGCTCGGCAGCATCCTCGTCGGCACGGGCATCTCGCACCTGCTGACGAGGCTCGGCACCGCGATGCGCTACGCCGTCACGATCGTGCTGATCTTCGCCTGGGCGATGCCGAACGTCGCGTCGTCGATCGTCTGGAAGTGGCTCTTCCAGCCCGGCTACGGCATCGTCAACTGGCTGCTCACCCAGACCCACCTCTTCGGCGACATGACCAACACGGCGTGGAGCAACTCGGCGGGCCTGTCGTACCTCGAGATCTGGCTGCTGATTGTGTGGCAGGCCGTGCCCTTCATCGCCCTCACCCTCTACGCGGCCGAGACGCAGATCCCGGTCGAACTGAAGGAGGCCGCTCGCCTCGACGGCGCCTCCGAGTGGGGCGTCTACCGCATCATCACGCTGACGTTCTTGAAGCCCACGCTGCTGCTCGTCACCATCCTGTCGGTGATCTGGGACTTCAACGTGTTCAACCAGATCTGGCTCGTCTCGCAGGGCGGACCCGACAGTGCCACCTCGACCCTCGGCGTCTATTCGTTCGTGACGGCCTTCGTCGGGTTCCAGATCGGCAAGGGCGCGGCGATCTCGGTGATCACGACGATCCTGCTGCTCATCATGACCTCGTTCTACATCCGCAACCTGCTTCGATCGGGAGAAGACCTGTGA
- a CDS encoding extracellular solute-binding protein: MRYKAVASKKRAAAVAGLGLAAVLALSACSSGGNAAAGSGSAQKVPTTSGKGKTLTVWVMTGDYTPKTIAAINKEFTAKTGAKVNVQTQQWTNITTKISTALATSTPPDVLDLGNTQVASYAANGALKDLTSYKKDLEQGQTWLGGLEQPATISNKLYAVPGFAGARAVIYNKPMWAKAGITTAPTTYSELTADLDKVKAQNTASDFSPFYLPGQYWYAGMQFVWDAGGDIATPSGKKWTAGFTSAKAQKGLSDFKTFQNTYSTKASQTLDTDTPAQETLFADGKTSAILDNNWALGLIQKANPKLTNADLGSFPFPGKSGSTQPAMLGGSDWGIAQKSKNSDLALEWTKLATSPSIQSKWVYGNDGWIPNSTEGIKAADATVDPFQKGFFDAALNSKATPASGNWAALEGNSDINQLFEAVASGSKTPEAAAQTFDSAANTQLNTTN, translated from the coding sequence GTGCGATACAAAGCAGTGGCATCGAAGAAGCGAGCCGCAGCCGTCGCCGGCCTCGGCCTCGCGGCAGTCCTCGCCCTCAGCGCCTGCTCGAGCGGCGGCAACGCAGCCGCCGGCTCGGGCTCGGCGCAGAAGGTCCCCACCACCTCCGGCAAGGGCAAGACCCTCACCGTCTGGGTGATGACGGGCGACTACACGCCGAAGACCATCGCCGCCATCAACAAGGAGTTCACCGCCAAGACCGGCGCCAAGGTGAACGTCCAGACCCAGCAGTGGACGAACATCACCACGAAGATCTCGACGGCCCTCGCCACGAGCACCCCGCCCGACGTGCTGGACCTCGGCAACACCCAGGTCGCCAGCTACGCCGCCAACGGCGCCCTCAAAGATCTGACCTCGTACAAGAAAGACCTCGAGCAGGGGCAGACCTGGCTGGGCGGCCTCGAGCAGCCCGCGACGATCTCGAACAAGCTCTACGCGGTGCCCGGGTTCGCCGGCGCCCGCGCGGTCATCTACAACAAGCCGATGTGGGCGAAGGCCGGCATCACCACCGCCCCGACCACCTACTCCGAGCTGACGGCCGACCTCGACAAGGTCAAGGCGCAGAACACCGCCTCCGACTTCTCGCCCTTCTACCTGCCCGGGCAGTACTGGTACGCCGGCATGCAGTTCGTCTGGGACGCGGGCGGAGACATCGCCACGCCGAGCGGCAAGAAGTGGACGGCCGGGTTCACGTCCGCCAAGGCGCAGAAGGGTCTGAGTGACTTCAAGACCTTCCAGAACACCTACTCGACCAAGGCCTCGCAGACCCTCGACACCGACACGCCGGCACAGGAGACCCTCTTCGCCGACGGCAAGACCAGCGCGATCCTCGACAACAACTGGGCGCTCGGCCTGATCCAGAAGGCCAACCCCAAGCTGACGAACGCCGACCTCGGCAGCTTCCCCTTCCCCGGCAAGTCCGGCTCGACTCAGCCGGCCATGCTCGGCGGCTCCGACTGGGGCATCGCCCAGAAGTCGAAGAACTCCGACCTCGCGCTCGAGTGGACGAAGCTCGCCACGAGCCCGTCGATCCAGTCGAAGTGGGTCTACGGCAACGACGGCTGGATCCCGAACTCGACCGAGGGCATCAAGGCCGCCGACGCGACGGTCGACCCCTTCCAGAAGGGCTTCTTCGACGCCGCTCTGAACTCGAAGGCCACACCGGCCTCCGGCAACTGGGCAGCTCTCGAGGGCAACAGCGACATCAACCAGCTGTTCGAAGCAGTGGCGTCAGGATCGAAGACGCCTGAGGCTGCGGCCCAGACCTTCGACTCGGCCGCGAACACGCAGCTCAACACCACCAACTAG
- a CDS encoding amidohydrolase family protein, with amino-acid sequence MSGFVVRGSTVFDGSGGAPQRADVRVRDGLVAEVGAGLAVLPGETVVEAQGLEILPGFVDVHSHDDAALFRAGALAPKTGQGVTTTVIGNCGLGVAPSSPGLAESAAPVLGPFPAGTWATFGDYLVAVAASARSVNTVALVPHAPLRAAARGLERGPASPAEIDLIAGTARDALDAGAAGISLGLMYSPGDSAERPELLALARAAASRGKLLVAHIRNEADHLLESIDELASLGFSSGASVHISHLKVTGPANRGSMPRILQHLDDLRGDGLDITCDVYPYDAGSTTVVSLFPPWAQSGGAAGLVRLLSSTAGRAEVLASLASPWEGTALENQWAAIGPARIVVAGFSDHALVAYEGLSVDAIAASRGQDPLETLADLVVATDAQLTVIVFHTDADGMRNALEWEHTLVGSDGLPRETGFVHPRLFGTFPAALALAGPAPAARARMIRRMTQDATARFGIAGRGRLAPGFAADLQLIDPAAYADRASYAEPRRGPAGLRAVHIAGVAVTTAPAGRFLAA; translated from the coding sequence GTGAGCGGGTTCGTCGTGCGCGGTAGCACCGTGTTCGACGGCTCGGGCGGGGCGCCGCAGAGAGCAGACGTGCGCGTGCGCGACGGGCTCGTCGCGGAGGTCGGGGCGGGGCTGGCAGTTCTGCCCGGAGAGACGGTGGTCGAGGCGCAGGGGCTGGAGATCCTGCCGGGCTTCGTGGATGTCCATTCGCACGACGACGCGGCGCTCTTCCGCGCGGGCGCCCTGGCGCCGAAGACCGGCCAGGGTGTCACGACCACGGTGATCGGCAACTGCGGCCTCGGCGTCGCGCCGTCGTCGCCCGGGCTCGCCGAGAGCGCCGCACCGGTGCTCGGGCCGTTCCCCGCCGGTACCTGGGCGACGTTCGGCGACTATCTGGTGGCGGTCGCCGCGTCGGCTCGGTCGGTCAACACGGTGGCGCTCGTGCCGCACGCGCCGTTGCGCGCGGCCGCCCGCGGGCTCGAGCGCGGGCCGGCGAGCCCTGCTGAGATCGACCTGATCGCAGGGACAGCCCGCGACGCACTCGACGCGGGCGCGGCCGGCATCTCGCTCGGCCTGATGTACTCGCCCGGCGACTCTGCCGAGCGCCCCGAGCTGCTCGCCCTCGCGCGCGCGGCGGCCTCGCGCGGCAAGCTGCTCGTGGCCCACATCCGCAACGAGGCCGACCACCTGCTCGAGTCGATCGACGAGCTGGCGTCGCTCGGGTTCTCGAGCGGTGCGTCCGTGCACATCAGCCACCTCAAGGTCACGGGGCCGGCGAACCGCGGCAGCATGCCTCGCATCCTGCAGCACCTCGACGACCTTCGGGGCGACGGTCTCGACATCACCTGCGACGTCTACCCGTACGACGCGGGCAGCACCACGGTGGTCTCGCTCTTCCCCCCGTGGGCGCAGTCGGGCGGTGCTGCCGGGCTCGTGCGGCTGCTCTCGTCGACGGCCGGGCGGGCCGAGGTGCTGGCGAGCCTCGCGAGCCCGTGGGAGGGCACGGCCCTCGAGAACCAGTGGGCCGCGATCGGGCCGGCGCGCATCGTGGTGGCCGGGTTCTCGGACCATGCTCTCGTCGCCTATGAGGGTCTGTCGGTCGACGCGATCGCGGCGTCGCGCGGCCAGGACCCGCTCGAGACCCTCGCCGACCTCGTCGTCGCCACCGACGCGCAGCTCACCGTGATCGTCTTCCACACCGACGCGGACGGCATGCGCAACGCCCTCGAATGGGAGCACACCCTCGTCGGCAGCGACGGCCTGCCGCGCGAGACCGGCTTCGTGCACCCGCGGCTCTTCGGCACGTTCCCGGCCGCGCTCGCCCTGGCGGGCCCCGCCCCTGCCGCACGTGCCCGCATGATCAGGCGGATGACGCAGGATGCCACGGCCCGCTTCGGCATCGCCGGTCGCGGCCGCCTCGCCCCCGGCTTCGCCGCCGACCTGCAGCTGATCGACCCTGCCGCCTACGCCGACCGCGCCAGCTACGCCGAGCCGCGACGCGGCCCCGCGGGCCTGCGCGCTGTCCACATCGCCGGCGTTGCGGTCACGACAGCCCCCGCCGGTCGCTTCCTCGCCGCCTAG
- a CDS encoding carbohydrate ABC transporter permease has protein sequence MTTTAPTGTGTTQPESKAEANAVADAAATERATDGPRSTTKPRRRRKRRWGSNTIAVVFCAIWIFPVYWMVNTAFKPTYEVMTTTPLFAPEHPTIANFVDAITQSDFLIDLRNSAVVVVAAVILSILLGLFASAALSRFQFAGRRTIMVFILVVQMLPSTALLIPLFLLFNQAGLLGTYSGLILAYVGSVLPFSIWVMRGFFLAIPMEVEEAARTDGANTWQVLTKVLFPLVMPGVIATGVFAFIAAWNDYLVAYVFMKDQSHYTLPLWLASFSTPTTGTDYGGQMAASVLFSLPVVVFFMIIQRNLVSGMSAGAVKG, from the coding sequence GTGACGACCACAGCACCCACCGGAACCGGAACCACCCAGCCCGAGTCGAAGGCCGAGGCGAACGCCGTGGCCGACGCTGCCGCAACCGAGCGCGCGACCGACGGGCCTCGTTCGACGACCAAGCCGCGCCGCCGCCGCAAGCGCCGCTGGGGCAGCAACACGATCGCCGTCGTCTTCTGCGCGATCTGGATCTTCCCCGTCTACTGGATGGTCAACACCGCGTTCAAGCCGACGTACGAGGTGATGACGACGACGCCGCTGTTCGCACCCGAGCACCCGACGATCGCCAACTTCGTCGACGCCATCACGCAGTCGGACTTCCTCATCGACCTGCGCAACAGTGCGGTCGTGGTCGTGGCCGCGGTGATCCTGTCGATCCTGCTCGGGCTCTTCGCTTCGGCAGCTCTCTCGCGCTTCCAGTTCGCCGGGCGCCGCACGATCATGGTGTTCATCCTCGTCGTGCAGATGCTGCCGTCGACGGCGCTGCTCATCCCGCTCTTCCTGCTCTTCAACCAGGCGGGCCTCCTCGGCACGTACTCCGGCCTGATCCTGGCGTACGTCGGCAGCGTGCTGCCGTTCTCGATCTGGGTGATGCGCGGGTTCTTCCTGGCGATCCCGATGGAGGTCGAAGAGGCCGCCCGCACGGACGGCGCGAACACCTGGCAGGTCCTGACGAAGGTGCTCTTCCCGCTCGTCATGCCCGGTGTCATCGCGACCGGCGTGTTCGCCTTCATCGCCGCCTGGAACGACTACCTCGTCGCCTACGTCTTCATGAAAGACCAGTCGCACTACACGTTGCCGCTGTGGCTGGCGTCGTTCTCGACCCCGACGACGGGCACCGATTACGGTGGACAGATGGCCGCGTCGGTGCTCTTCTCGCTGCCCGTCGTCGTCTTCTTCATGATCATCCAGCGCAATCTGGTGTCGGGCATGTCCGCCGGCGCCGTGAAGGGCTAA
- a CDS encoding beta-N-acetylhexosaminidase, which yields MTSTTVSVVPAPVSVEEGVGEFLLDGATQIVAPDELAGTVAWLQSALRPATGLLLRAGGPDARQPVSRAIVLGITAELAPAEYRLEVTVDGVVLQGGDEAGLCAGCQTFLQLLPPQIYRRSLVEGVTWAVPAVTIVDRPRFGWRGAMLDVARHFMPKHDVMRFLDLMALHKLNVLHWHLTEDQGWRVEILRYPRLTEVGSWRHESQVGAGPDATFDGRPHGGFYTQADIREIVAYARARHIQVVPEIDVPGHSQAAIAAYPELGVGGAAVHRDVHTGWGIIEDVLNMEESTLDFYKNVFTELMELFPSPVIGVGGDECPRDQWRADPRTQAIMRERGFSDEAQLQEWFIQGLDAHITDHGRRIYGWDEILEGQVSSSAIVASWRGMTGAVTAARRGHDVVACPDDQVYLDYRQTELPDEPIPVSIPLTLRDVYGFEPVPASLSSSEAEHVLGGQGNIWTEHMDSARTVDYLVFPRLCALAEAVWSPRPDSGERDFEEFSARMAVHLERLDAIGVEYHRESGPLPWQKRPGVPGRPATREERAAYFEELVAAITD from the coding sequence ATGACAAGCACCACGGTCTCCGTCGTCCCCGCACCCGTCTCCGTGGAGGAGGGCGTGGGTGAGTTCCTCCTCGACGGCGCGACGCAGATCGTCGCGCCCGACGAGCTGGCCGGCACCGTCGCGTGGCTGCAGTCGGCGCTCCGGCCGGCCACGGGCCTCCTCCTGCGGGCGGGCGGCCCTGACGCCCGGCAGCCCGTGTCGCGGGCCATCGTGCTGGGCATCACCGCCGAGCTCGCCCCTGCCGAGTACCGCCTCGAGGTGACCGTCGACGGCGTCGTGCTGCAGGGCGGCGACGAGGCCGGCCTCTGTGCCGGCTGCCAGACCTTCCTGCAGCTGCTGCCGCCGCAGATCTACCGTCGTAGCCTCGTCGAGGGCGTCACCTGGGCCGTGCCCGCGGTCACGATCGTCGACAGACCACGGTTCGGCTGGCGTGGAGCCATGCTCGACGTCGCGCGGCACTTCATGCCCAAGCACGACGTCATGCGCTTCCTCGACCTGATGGCGCTGCACAAGCTCAACGTGCTGCACTGGCACCTGACCGAAGACCAGGGCTGGCGGGTCGAGATCCTGCGCTACCCGCGGCTCACCGAGGTCGGGTCGTGGCGGCACGAGTCGCAGGTCGGCGCCGGGCCCGACGCCACCTTCGACGGGCGCCCGCACGGTGGCTTCTACACGCAGGCCGACATCCGCGAGATCGTCGCCTACGCGCGAGCCCGACACATCCAGGTCGTGCCCGAGATCGACGTGCCCGGCCACTCGCAGGCCGCGATCGCCGCCTACCCCGAGCTGGGCGTCGGCGGCGCCGCCGTGCACCGCGACGTGCACACCGGCTGGGGCATCATCGAAGACGTGCTCAACATGGAGGAGTCGACGCTCGACTTCTACAAGAACGTCTTCACCGAGCTGATGGAGCTCTTCCCGTCGCCCGTCATCGGCGTCGGCGGCGACGAGTGCCCGCGCGACCAGTGGCGCGCCGACCCACGCACGCAGGCGATCATGCGCGAACGTGGTTTCTCCGACGAGGCGCAGCTGCAGGAGTGGTTCATCCAGGGGCTCGACGCCCACATCACCGACCACGGGCGCAGGATCTACGGCTGGGACGAGATCCTGGAGGGTCAGGTCTCGTCGTCGGCGATCGTCGCCTCGTGGCGCGGCATGACCGGGGCAGTGACGGCCGCCCGCCGGGGTCACGACGTGGTCGCGTGCCCCGACGACCAGGTCTACCTCGACTACCGCCAGACCGAGCTGCCCGACGAGCCGATCCCGGTGTCGATCCCGCTCACGCTTCGCGACGTGTACGGGTTCGAGCCCGTGCCCGCTTCGCTGTCTTCGTCGGAAGCCGAGCACGTGCTGGGCGGCCAGGGCAACATCTGGACGGAGCACATGGACTCGGCCCGCACCGTCGACTACCTCGTCTTCCCCCGCCTCTGCGCGCTCGCCGAGGCCGTGTGGTCGCCGAGGCCCGACTCCGGTGAACGCGACTTCGAGGAGTTCTCGGCGCGCATGGCCGTGCACCTCGAGCGCCTCGACGCGATCGGTGTCGAGTACCACCGCGAGTCGGGGCCGCTGCCGTGGCAGAAGCGCCCGGGCGTTCCCGGGCGGCCGGCGACCCGCGAGGAGCGCGCGGCGTACTTCGAGGAGCTCGTCGCCGCCATCACCGACTGA
- a CDS encoding FGGY-family carbohydrate kinase → MARYLVGIDNGSQSSKVTVFDALGTVVASGRCPLRPYDTPVPGVVEHPGDDLWESIGAASRAAMAAFDERGLDRTSIAGVGLCTIRFCRALLRADGSLASPVLSWMDSRVSRPYEHTDEAVARVTTSSGYITHRLTGRFVDTSANHQGQWPIDAAAWRWLPQGDEFASFGIRRDQLAQLVDPGELLGHVTTSAAATTGLPEGLPVVATANDKAVEALGSGLSEPTTLLISLGTYITSMTLGSSSRPSASGFWSNFASVPGEYLYESGGIRRGMWTISWFRDLLGPACAAEASARGQSLEELLGLEAEYVPAGSNGLLTVLDWLAPDDAPHRRGSILGFDGRQGRGHVYRSLLEAIALTMKQRADLMAGELGIAFERVLISGGGSDSPLLAQIISDTFGLPVRRPATTDGAGLGAAICAAVALEVHPSFAAAQAAMVTVRDEFVPDPARHELYGRLGEVHAAITSATDPLYARLSVAAESCDLLTADPGQALTFSARTSPEDGQDLPER, encoded by the coding sequence GTGGCGCGCTATCTGGTCGGCATCGACAACGGCTCGCAGTCGTCGAAGGTCACCGTCTTCGACGCGCTCGGCACGGTCGTCGCGAGCGGACGCTGCCCGCTCCGGCCCTATGACACCCCGGTACCCGGCGTCGTCGAGCACCCGGGCGACGACCTCTGGGAGTCGATCGGTGCGGCGTCGCGCGCAGCGATGGCGGCGTTCGACGAGAGGGGGCTGGACCGCACATCGATCGCGGGCGTCGGGCTGTGCACGATCCGGTTCTGCCGAGCCCTGCTGCGAGCGGACGGCTCGCTCGCGTCGCCGGTACTGAGCTGGATGGACTCCCGCGTCTCCCGTCCCTACGAGCACACCGACGAGGCGGTGGCCCGCGTCACGACGTCCTCGGGCTACATCACGCACCGGCTGACGGGCCGCTTCGTCGACACGAGCGCCAACCATCAGGGGCAGTGGCCGATCGACGCGGCGGCTTGGCGATGGCTTCCCCAGGGCGACGAGTTCGCCTCGTTCGGCATCCGGCGTGATCAGCTGGCGCAGCTCGTCGACCCGGGAGAGCTCCTCGGCCACGTCACGACCTCGGCGGCGGCCACAACGGGCCTGCCCGAGGGCCTGCCGGTCGTCGCTACGGCGAACGACAAGGCGGTCGAAGCTCTCGGCAGCGGGCTGTCCGAACCCACGACCCTGCTGATCTCGCTCGGCACGTACATCACGAGCATGACCCTCGGCTCGTCGAGTCGACCGTCGGCTTCGGGCTTCTGGTCGAACTTCGCCTCGGTGCCCGGCGAATACCTCTATGAGAGCGGCGGCATCCGTCGCGGCATGTGGACGATCAGCTGGTTCCGGGATCTCCTCGGGCCGGCCTGCGCCGCCGAGGCGTCGGCGCGCGGGCAGAGCCTCGAAGAGCTGCTGGGCCTCGAGGCCGAATATGTCCCGGCGGGCTCGAACGGGCTGTTGACGGTGCTCGACTGGCTGGCGCCCGACGACGCACCCCACCGTCGCGGATCGATCCTGGGCTTCGACGGCCGCCAAGGGCGTGGACACGTCTACCGCTCGCTGCTCGAGGCCATCGCCCTGACCATGAAGCAGCGGGCCGACCTGATGGCCGGCGAGCTCGGCATCGCGTTCGAGCGGGTGCTCATCTCCGGCGGCGGGAGTGACTCGCCACTGCTGGCGCAGATCATCAGCGACACGTTCGGCCTGCCCGTGCGGCGCCCCGCGACCACCGACGGCGCCGGACTCGGCGCGGCCATCTGCGCGGCCGTGGCTCTCGAGGTGCACCCGTCGTTCGCCGCCGCGCAGGCCGCGATGGTGACGGTGCGCGACGAGTTCGTGCCCGACCCGGCGCGGCACGAGCTCTACGGCCGCCTCGGCGAGGTGCACGCCGCGATCACGTCCGCTACCGATCCGCTCTACGCGCGCCTCTCTGTCGCGGCGGAGTCCTGCGACCTCCTCACGGCCGATCCCGGTCAGGCCCTTACCTTTTCGGCACGTACTTCCCCAGAGGACGGTCAGGACCTGCCGGAAAGGTAA
- a CDS encoding ROK family transcriptional regulator: protein MTDDVMTTASSQSSPRRRRVSTKALPQHNRVHNRAVVLQALFHQGAMSRADLARESGLTRPTVSVLVAELEADGIVSEIGQREDARVGKPATLVEINSDSFHMIVLDLSSADRFVGAVVNLRGEVVDRAEIELDGAVREDAITRVIRLGERLSALTTRRILGIGVGSPGIVDDQGVVREALHLEWFDLPLKQRLKEHFRVPVRVANDANVAALGVHTFREIPGLSLMVVTIEHGVGVGLIIGGALVEGEQFSAGEIGHVTVGADGEGDLCTCGRRGCLETVIGARYLSDRIEGLDDDARDEVLREAGRALAVVSAPVISALNLNEVVLSGPRHLLDGPFSDAALETVRARTLSAVSNGLSMRTTSGDADLVLLGGASLVLQAELGVS, encoded by the coding sequence CGCAGCACAACCGCGTTCACAACCGCGCCGTGGTGCTGCAGGCGCTCTTTCACCAGGGTGCCATGAGTCGCGCCGATCTCGCTCGCGAATCGGGCCTGACGCGGCCGACCGTGTCGGTGCTCGTCGCCGAGCTGGAGGCCGACGGCATCGTCTCCGAAATCGGCCAGCGCGAAGACGCCCGCGTGGGCAAGCCCGCGACTCTCGTCGAGATCAACTCGGACTCGTTCCACATGATCGTGCTCGACCTGTCGAGCGCCGACCGCTTCGTCGGCGCCGTCGTGAACCTCCGCGGCGAGGTCGTCGACCGGGCCGAGATCGAGCTCGACGGCGCCGTGCGAGAAGATGCGATCACCCGCGTGATCCGGCTCGGCGAGAGGCTGTCCGCTCTCACGACCCGTCGCATCCTGGGCATCGGGGTCGGCTCGCCCGGCATCGTCGACGACCAGGGCGTCGTCCGTGAGGCGCTCCACCTCGAGTGGTTCGACCTGCCGCTGAAGCAGCGCCTGAAAGAGCACTTCCGCGTGCCGGTGCGCGTCGCCAACGACGCCAACGTCGCCGCTCTCGGCGTGCACACCTTCCGCGAGATCCCGGGGCTCAGCCTCATGGTCGTCACGATCGAGCACGGCGTCGGCGTCGGCCTCATCATCGGCGGCGCGCTCGTCGAGGGCGAGCAGTTCTCGGCCGGCGAGATCGGCCACGTCACGGTCGGCGCCGACGGCGAGGGCGACCTCTGCACCTGCGGCCGCCGGGGCTGCCTCGAGACCGTGATCGGTGCGCGCTACCTCAGCGACCGCATCGAAGGTCTCGACGACGACGCTCGCGACGAGGTGCTCCGCGAAGCCGGGCGTGCCTTGGCAGTCGTGTCCGCGCCCGTGATCAGTGCTCTCAACCTCAACGAGGTCGTCCTCTCGGGCCCTCGCCATCTTCTCGACGGCCCGTTCAGCGACGCCGCCCTCGAGACCGTCCGGGCTCGCACCCTCTCGGCCGTCAGCAACGGGCTGTCCATGCGGACGACCTCGGGCGACGCCGACCTCGTGCTGCTCGGCGGCGCCTCGCTCGTGCTGCAGGCCGAGCTCGGCGTCTCCTGA